A genome region from Schaalia sp. 19OD2882 includes the following:
- a CDS encoding RNA helicase produces the protein MTPAHKRRRAATDAPLDPTDMGSLSASQRMRAFKEDQRIQRSERQRWVDSLPWLPDDFQIEAMDALEAGTSLLVAAPTGAGKTVVGEFATHLALSRGGRAFYTTPIKALSNQKFADLRKRFGENSVGLLTGDTAINADAPVVVMTTEVLRNMIYAGADLTALTHVVLDEVHYLADRFRGPVWEEVIIHLPAHVDVVALSATVSNAEEFGAWIDEVRGSCSIIVSEKRPVPLYQHMMVGDRLFDLYAPSRTDQGPSSRLNPHLLAAVSTVGRARGARNAVRETRATTLLTLDRAGLLPAIVFIFSRQGCEDAVRQVLASGTVLTSRAEGARIRAIVDEVIASIDPHDHAALNLSTWARALERGIAAHHAGLLPAMKEAVEQLFTRGLVKVVFATETLALGINMPARTVVIEALRKWNGATHAPLSAGEYTQLSGRAGRRGIDVEGHAVVLHKGSVAPEEVAALASRRTYPLVSAFRPTYNMVVNLLSHSSRAATREVLETSFAQFQADGAVVHLARQAREAQARLADLDSRLECEAGDAREYFWLREELARLQKESQRQRRFAGREEARRALASVRPGDVVRYRSGRRINHALVCEVGRTAQDRVSVRILGTDGRWHHLGAEDITGWMGVVGRIRLPGAAAIRRSRERAALGDELRMLVRSGTLAPSTSPESGSDAEVELLATRLRNHPVHRCPERESHAGAGHAWARQKRELEHLLGAIDGRTNSVAKEFDRVCAVLDSLGFLDGEDVTDAGEILTHVFGERDLVVVEALRGGAFDGLEAADLAALASCFVHESRGEVDQSASAPKGLNPALRQAWRQARAAWSRVTAAEAEAHSQLSPPPEHGLMNATAAWARGASLTTALDECELQGGDFVRWMRQVMDLLDQLRRVGDPVLAARTRQARDLLARGVVSWSKL, from the coding sequence ATGACCCCTGCACACAAGCGCCGCCGCGCGGCCACCGACGCGCCCCTGGACCCCACGGACATGGGCTCGTTGTCGGCCTCCCAGAGAATGCGGGCTTTCAAGGAGGACCAGCGAATCCAACGCTCCGAGCGTCAACGGTGGGTCGACTCCCTGCCGTGGCTGCCCGACGACTTCCAGATCGAAGCGATGGACGCTCTGGAGGCCGGCACTTCGCTTCTGGTGGCAGCCCCCACGGGAGCCGGCAAGACCGTGGTGGGGGAATTCGCCACCCACCTGGCCCTGTCCCGGGGTGGCCGCGCCTTCTACACCACTCCGATCAAGGCCCTGTCGAATCAGAAGTTCGCCGACCTGCGAAAGCGCTTCGGAGAGAACTCCGTGGGGTTGCTCACCGGTGACACGGCCATCAATGCCGACGCCCCGGTGGTGGTGATGACCACCGAGGTCCTGCGCAACATGATCTACGCGGGCGCTGACCTGACGGCCCTGACCCACGTGGTCCTGGACGAGGTCCACTACCTGGCGGACCGTTTCCGTGGCCCGGTGTGGGAGGAAGTCATCATCCACCTGCCCGCCCACGTGGACGTGGTCGCCCTGTCGGCCACCGTGTCCAATGCCGAGGAGTTCGGGGCGTGGATCGACGAGGTTCGCGGCTCTTGTTCGATCATCGTGTCCGAGAAGCGACCGGTTCCCCTCTACCAGCACATGATGGTGGGGGACAGGCTCTTCGACCTCTACGCACCCTCTCGCACGGATCAGGGGCCCAGTTCCCGCCTGAACCCGCACCTGTTGGCCGCAGTGTCGACAGTGGGCAGGGCAAGAGGGGCGCGCAACGCCGTGCGGGAGACGAGGGCCACGACCTTGCTCACCCTGGATCGGGCCGGCCTGCTTCCGGCCATTGTGTTCATCTTCTCGCGGCAGGGCTGCGAGGACGCCGTCCGGCAGGTGCTCGCCTCGGGAACGGTCCTCACCTCGCGCGCCGAGGGCGCCCGGATCCGCGCCATCGTCGACGAGGTCATCGCTTCCATCGACCCCCATGACCATGCGGCATTGAATCTGTCGACGTGGGCGCGCGCCCTCGAACGCGGCATCGCCGCCCACCACGCGGGGCTGCTGCCGGCGATGAAGGAGGCCGTCGAGCAGCTCTTCACTCGGGGGTTGGTCAAGGTCGTCTTCGCCACCGAGACCTTGGCACTGGGCATCAACATGCCGGCACGCACGGTGGTCATCGAAGCGCTGCGCAAGTGGAACGGAGCCACCCACGCGCCCTTGAGCGCGGGGGAGTACACGCAACTCTCGGGCCGGGCGGGGCGCCGGGGCATTGACGTCGAGGGTCATGCGGTGGTTCTCCACAAGGGAAGCGTCGCCCCCGAAGAGGTGGCGGCCCTCGCCTCCAGACGCACGTATCCGCTGGTCAGTGCATTTCGCCCCACCTACAACATGGTCGTGAACCTGCTTTCGCACTCCTCGCGGGCGGCCACCCGTGAGGTGCTCGAGACCTCCTTCGCCCAGTTCCAGGCCGATGGTGCCGTGGTCCACCTGGCCCGTCAGGCCCGCGAGGCCCAGGCCCGTCTGGCGGATCTCGACTCGCGTCTGGAGTGTGAGGCGGGGGATGCGCGGGAGTACTTCTGGCTGCGTGAAGAGCTTGCCCGTCTCCAGAAGGAGTCCCAACGTCAACGCCGCTTCGCCGGACGCGAAGAGGCGCGCCGCGCTCTGGCTTCGGTGCGTCCGGGTGACGTCGTTCGTTACCGAAGTGGACGGCGCATCAACCACGCCCTCGTCTGCGAGGTCGGCCGCACCGCACAGGACCGGGTGTCCGTACGCATTCTGGGCACGGACGGGCGATGGCACCATCTGGGCGCCGAGGACATCACGGGGTGGATGGGTGTCGTCGGTCGGATCCGCCTTCCCGGAGCGGCCGCAATTCGGCGTTCCCGGGAGCGGGCTGCCCTCGGTGACGAGCTGCGGATGCTCGTACGCTCCGGCACACTTGCGCCTTCCACGTCACCCGAGAGCGGCAGCGATGCGGAGGTTGAACTGCTCGCCACCCGGTTGCGCAACCATCCGGTGCACCGGTGTCCGGAAAGGGAGTCCCACGCGGGTGCGGGTCATGCCTGGGCGCGTCAGAAGCGCGAACTCGAGCACCTGCTCGGGGCCATTGACGGGCGGACGAACTCCGTGGCCAAGGAGTTCGACCGGGTGTGCGCAGTGCTCGATTCGCTGGGTTTCCTCGACGGAGAAGACGTCACCGACGCCGGAGAGATTCTCACCCATGTCTTCGGCGAACGGGACCTGGTCGTCGTCGAGGCACTGCGTGGCGGCGCCTTCGACGGGCTCGAGGCGGCGGACCTGGCGGCTCTGGCCTCCTGCTTCGTCCATGAGTCCCGTGGCGAGGTCGACCAGTCGGCGAGCGCTCCGAAGGGACTGAACCCGGCCCTTCGTCAGGCGTGGAGGCAGGCCCGGGCGGCATGGTCCCGCGTCACTGCTGCAGAGGCCGAAGCTCACTCCCAGCTTTCACCTCCACCGGAACACGGGCTCATGAATGCCACGGCCGCATGGGCCAGGGGTGCCTCCCTGACGACTGCGCTGGACGAGTGTGAGCTCCAAGGCGGCGACTTCGTCCGCTGGATGCGGCAGGTCATGGACCTGTTGGACCAACTTCGTCGCGTCGGGGACCCGGTACTGGCCGCCAGGACGCGCCAGGCGCGTGATCTTCTTGCCCGCGGGGTGGTGTCATGGTCGAAACTGTGA
- a CDS encoding YafY family protein, which translates to MPESTAQALARHLSMVPWLLTHPGISLGEAAAHFGRTRRQMERDVLAIAEVGDSRTGETVEFDWDLWEEERRILVRRSYGLDLPPRLTDAEASAILVGLAAIAPGLDDRLRARIPQVALAVRALAGGTQEDPLVVSGQKAAPGLAAIGAALEAGESVSFEYVNAAGKRSTRHVDPEGVRLTPSGWMLHGWCRAAAGLRRFRLDRVENLRRDGPAESHEALQETQGSGPEMLRLTVDLGARWLADVFDATLVAEDHESVTVELPVWDEAWVSALVIDLVPHLRHCEDRWHRVAARRAAVIRDAWAPVLEAVR; encoded by the coding sequence ATGCCTGAGTCGACCGCACAGGCCCTTGCGCGCCACCTGTCGATGGTGCCATGGCTGCTCACCCATCCGGGTATTTCACTGGGGGAGGCAGCCGCCCACTTCGGACGCACCCGCAGACAGATGGAACGTGACGTCCTGGCCATTGCCGAGGTCGGCGACTCCCGCACTGGCGAGACGGTCGAATTCGACTGGGACCTGTGGGAGGAGGAACGCCGGATACTCGTGCGTCGAAGTTACGGACTCGATCTGCCTCCCCGCCTCACCGATGCCGAGGCAAGTGCGATCCTCGTCGGCCTCGCTGCCATCGCACCCGGACTGGACGACAGGCTCCGCGCCCGCATACCTCAAGTCGCACTGGCCGTGCGCGCACTGGCAGGTGGCACCCAGGAGGATCCCTTGGTGGTCTCCGGACAGAAGGCGGCCCCCGGCCTCGCCGCCATTGGAGCCGCCCTGGAGGCAGGCGAGTCCGTGTCCTTCGAGTACGTGAACGCCGCGGGCAAGCGCTCCACACGCCATGTCGACCCCGAAGGGGTCCGCCTGACCCCCAGCGGGTGGATGCTGCACGGCTGGTGTCGCGCGGCGGCGGGCCTTCGTCGATTCCGGCTGGATCGTGTCGAGAACCTCCGGCGGGACGGACCTGCCGAGTCCCACGAAGCCCTGCAGGAGACGCAGGGGAGCGGACCGGAGATGCTCCGCCTCACCGTTGACCTCGGCGCACGTTGGCTCGCCGACGTCTTCGATGCGACGCTGGTGGCCGAGGACCACGAGTCGGTGACGGTCGAACTGCCTGTGTGGGACGAGGCCTGGGTCAGCGCTCTCGTCATCGACCTCGTCCCCCACCTTCGTCATTGCGAGGACAGGTGGCATCGGGTCGCCGCACGCAGGGCCGCCGTCATCCGTGACGCGTGGGCGCCCGTCCTGGAGGCAGTGCGATGA
- a CDS encoding YafY family protein: MAKDIPTSTRVLELFFELLAHPRGSTRNRVRALRGYATMSEDNFEAHFERDKSHLREAGVLVEVLTTRSGQARYRIAESSFAAPVEALSEQDVRLVSSAIHTWKGSDRTSGLVAPKVLASTDSDAWRSLATPRLELSGAQTVAELADHIRRRNVVCFDYPSSQGVWERSVEPWRIVLRGAALYLWGKDLDRQAPRLFRLDRIRSRVTVIGQPGDAGPVPADLPEPFDNFLLRPLLAIRQGAAVPLDVVDEGDAQAECACALPSGWVLRRGIEAEVGAWMEWILTHGEDVVPIEPLFLREGLVHRLEAASARAEALNA; this comes from the coding sequence GTGGCCAAGGACATTCCGACCAGTACGCGCGTCCTGGAGCTCTTCTTCGAGCTCCTCGCACATCCGCGAGGGTCGACCCGCAACCGCGTGAGGGCACTGCGCGGCTACGCGACCATGTCCGAGGACAACTTCGAGGCCCATTTCGAACGTGACAAGTCGCATTTGCGGGAGGCCGGTGTCCTCGTCGAGGTCCTGACCACCCGCTCCGGCCAGGCGCGCTACCGGATCGCCGAGTCCTCGTTCGCGGCCCCCGTGGAGGCACTGTCGGAGCAGGACGTGCGCTTGGTCAGCTCCGCGATCCACACGTGGAAGGGCTCTGATCGGACCAGCGGCCTCGTGGCCCCCAAGGTGCTGGCCTCCACCGACTCCGACGCCTGGCGATCCTTGGCGACCCCGCGCCTGGAACTGTCGGGGGCGCAGACCGTTGCCGAGCTCGCCGACCACATCCGCCGGCGCAATGTCGTGTGCTTCGACTACCCCTCCAGCCAAGGCGTGTGGGAACGCAGCGTTGAACCGTGGAGGATCGTCCTGCGTGGGGCGGCGCTGTACCTGTGGGGCAAAGACCTGGACCGACAGGCCCCGAGACTGTTCCGCCTGGATCGCATCCGCTCGCGCGTCACCGTCATCGGCCAACCCGGGGATGCCGGGCCCGTGCCCGCCGACCTGCCCGAGCCCTTCGACAACTTCCTCCTGCGCCCGTTGCTGGCCATCCGGCAAGGGGCGGCGGTGCCGCTCGACGTGGTCGACGAGGGTGATGCGCAAGCCGAGTGCGCATGCGCGCTGCCTTCCGGCTGGGTCCTGCGACGCGGGATCGAGGCCGAGGTCGGGGCGTGGATGGAGTGGATCCTCACCCACGGCGAGGACGTCGTCCCCATTGAACCCCTCTTCCTGCGCGAGGGCCTTGTCCACCGTCTTGAGGCGGCATCGGCCAGAGCGGAGGCGCTCAATGCCTGA
- the hisG gene encoding ATP phosphoribosyltransferase, producing the protein MLRLALPNKGSLSEPAIDLLTEAGYRTRRRGRELVLTDHENHVELFFLRPRDIAVYVGRGSIHAGITGRDLLLDSGAGAVEHKALGFARSTFRFAAPIGTISSIEQIAGKRVAASYDHLVREYLTSRGIEAEVVHLDGAVESSVRLGVADLIADVVETGSTLKAAGLEVFGEAILSSEAVLITREELREDPRLATLDRRLEGVRVARSYVLVDYNVREVDLEATVAITPGFDSPTISPLLNTEWIAVRAMVPAEGVNGVMDRLHDQGARGIIVTHLAASRL; encoded by the coding sequence ATGCTGCGCCTTGCACTGCCCAACAAGGGCTCTCTGTCGGAACCGGCCATCGACCTTCTGACCGAAGCCGGCTACCGGACCCGACGTCGGGGCCGCGAACTGGTGCTCACCGACCACGAGAACCACGTCGAACTCTTCTTCCTGCGGCCCCGCGACATCGCCGTGTACGTGGGACGTGGGTCGATCCACGCCGGCATCACCGGCCGCGACCTGCTGCTCGACTCCGGTGCGGGGGCCGTCGAGCACAAGGCCCTGGGCTTTGCCCGATCGACCTTCCGTTTCGCGGCGCCCATCGGCACGATCTCGAGCATCGAGCAGATCGCCGGCAAGCGTGTCGCCGCCTCCTACGACCACCTCGTTCGCGAGTACCTCACCTCCCGTGGCATCGAGGCCGAGGTCGTCCACCTGGACGGGGCAGTGGAGTCCTCGGTGCGCCTGGGGGTTGCCGACCTCATTGCCGATGTGGTCGAAACCGGCTCCACCTTGAAGGCGGCCGGCCTGGAGGTGTTCGGCGAAGCGATCCTGAGCTCCGAGGCGGTTCTCATCACGCGTGAGGAACTGCGCGAGGACCCTCGACTGGCGACCTTGGACCGCCGGCTCGAAGGAGTTCGTGTGGCGCGCTCCTATGTGCTCGTCGACTACAACGTGCGTGAGGTCGACCTGGAGGCGACCGTGGCCATCACCCCCGGATTCGATTCCCCGACGATCTCGCCGCTTTTGAACACGGAGTGGATCGCCGTGCGCGCCATGGTCCCGGCCGAGGGCGTCAACGGCGTCATGGATCGGCTCCACGACCAGGGCGCCCGAGGGATCATCGTCACGCATCTTGCCGCCTCAAGACTCTGA
- a CDS encoding phosphoribosyl-ATP diphosphatase yields the protein MSRFEELFQELSEKAVTRPEGSGTVAELDKGVHFIGKKIVEEAAEVWMAARYESEDDLALEISQLLYHAQVMMVAKGLTLDDVYRKL from the coding sequence GTGAGCAGATTCGAAGAACTCTTCCAGGAACTGTCCGAGAAGGCCGTCACCCGCCCCGAAGGCTCGGGCACGGTGGCCGAACTCGACAAGGGCGTCCACTTCATCGGCAAGAAGATCGTCGAAGAGGCCGCAGAAGTGTGGATGGCCGCCCGCTACGAGAGCGAGGACGACCTGGCGCTGGAGATCTCCCAACTGCTCTACCACGCGCAGGTGATGATGGTGGCCAAGGGCCTCACCCTGGACGACGTCTACCGGAAACTCTGA
- a CDS encoding ABC transporter substrate-binding protein — MSPRPRPHVLVLLASTLALLLSACTASAPTGQQSASPSAGEAAPSGGGAQGSVTLGLTYVPNVQFAPVYLAEDRGLYASTGTQVRVRHHGADEGLFTALVSGQEDLVLASGDEVLQARDSELDLVSVGAYYHSHPARVIVKADSAIKELSDLKGKRIGVPGEYGSNWYYLLAVLKSLDLDSSDVQVVSIGYTQQAALTQGQVDAVIGFVNNDLVQLERSGMTVRTLGPDQNTVPLVSASLVTTRSFAEAHPDLVRSVVSATRGGVEVALADPEAVLAATTTRDPSLTGAAAQSAAAVWEATAKLLVTADGAVSATQDLDTWKAMAVFFGTVPDMLHSGPDLKASVTNEYATE, encoded by the coding sequence GTGTCTCCACGACCTCGCCCCCACGTCCTCGTCCTCCTCGCGTCCACCCTCGCTCTGCTTCTGAGTGCCTGCACCGCTTCGGCCCCCACCGGGCAGCAGTCGGCTTCCCCCTCCGCAGGCGAAGCCGCTCCGAGCGGTGGCGGAGCCCAGGGGTCGGTGACACTTGGCCTGACCTACGTGCCCAATGTGCAATTCGCACCCGTGTACCTCGCGGAGGACAGGGGCCTGTACGCATCGACAGGGACGCAGGTCAGGGTCAGGCACCACGGGGCCGACGAAGGCCTGTTCACCGCCTTGGTCTCCGGCCAGGAGGACCTCGTCCTGGCCTCGGGCGACGAGGTCCTGCAGGCCCGGGACTCCGAGCTTGACCTGGTCTCGGTGGGCGCCTACTACCACTCCCACCCGGCCCGCGTCATCGTCAAGGCGGACTCGGCCATCAAGGAATTGAGCGACCTCAAGGGCAAACGCATCGGCGTACCGGGGGAGTACGGTTCCAACTGGTACTACTTGCTGGCCGTCCTCAAGAGTCTCGACCTTGATTCCAGCGACGTCCAGGTGGTCTCCATCGGGTACACCCAACAGGCGGCCCTCACCCAGGGTCAGGTGGACGCCGTCATCGGCTTCGTCAACAATGACCTCGTCCAACTCGAACGTTCCGGAATGACCGTACGGACTCTCGGTCCCGACCAGAACACCGTGCCTCTGGTCTCCGCATCCCTGGTCACCACTCGCTCCTTCGCCGAGGCTCACCCGGACCTGGTCCGATCGGTCGTGTCGGCCACCCGTGGCGGCGTCGAGGTGGCGCTCGCCGACCCCGAGGCGGTCCTGGCGGCCACGACCACACGTGACCCGTCGCTGACGGGCGCGGCAGCGCAGTCGGCTGCCGCCGTGTGGGAGGCCACGGCGAAGCTCCTCGTCACCGCCGACGGTGCAGTGAGCGCCACCCAGGACCTGGACACGTGGAAGGCCATGGCCGTCTTCTTCGGCACGGTCCCCGACATGCTCCATTCAGGACCGGATCTCAAGGCGTCCGTGACCAACGAGTACGCGACCGAGTGA
- a CDS encoding ABC transporter permease, producing MTRARADEPGLGIIAPLLLLLVLVLGWWATTSFTGVEAWRLPSPGAVAVRGVDLLSQAWMWQRIGVTAGEALLGCILGVAAALPLSWLIHRSRVVAAAVEPFLGATQALPAIALAPLLVLWIGYGTWAIAALCALMVFFPILVSTVLGLRHLDPEVMEAAELDGAQGWTLVWRMEAPLAAPSILAGLRTGFTLSVTGAVVGEMVMGGEGLGQVLVQARTSVDTASMFVTILVLCAMATSVFVMVRQVERRARTDLRPSKNRS from the coding sequence ATGACGCGTGCACGGGCTGACGAGCCGGGGCTGGGCATCATCGCTCCGCTCCTGCTGCTCCTCGTCCTCGTCCTCGGCTGGTGGGCAACCACCTCCTTCACCGGCGTCGAAGCATGGCGACTGCCCTCACCGGGCGCAGTCGCCGTGCGGGGTGTCGACTTGTTGTCCCAGGCATGGATGTGGCAACGCATCGGAGTGACCGCAGGGGAGGCCCTACTCGGGTGCATCCTCGGCGTCGCCGCCGCACTGCCACTGAGCTGGCTGATCCATCGCTCCCGTGTGGTGGCTGCCGCAGTCGAGCCCTTCCTCGGCGCGACGCAGGCGCTGCCCGCCATCGCCCTGGCCCCACTGCTGGTCCTGTGGATCGGCTACGGGACATGGGCAATCGCCGCCCTGTGCGCCCTCATGGTCTTCTTCCCGATCCTCGTGTCCACGGTCCTCGGACTGCGGCACCTGGATCCTGAGGTCATGGAGGCCGCCGAATTGGACGGCGCCCAGGGATGGACCCTCGTGTGGCGGATGGAGGCACCCCTGGCGGCGCCCTCCATTCTGGCCGGTCTTCGCACAGGTTTCACCCTGTCGGTGACCGGTGCGGTGGTCGGGGAGATGGTGATGGGCGGCGAAGGACTGGGACAGGTCCTGGTCCAGGCCCGGACAAGCGTCGACACCGCGTCCATGTTCGTGACGATCCTGGTCCTGTGTGCGATGGCGACAAGCGTGTTCGTCATGGTCAGGCAGGTCGAACGCCGAGCACGCACCGACCTGCGCCCCAGCAAGAACAGGAGTTGA
- the rpe gene encoding ribulose-phosphate 3-epimerase produces the protein MEPTISPSILNCDIGDLRGQLELIRSADIAHVDVMDNHFVPNLSWGLPVVESVVNSAVLPVDAHLMIEDPDRWAPGYAEVGCHSVTFHVEAATAPVRLARELHRLGSKVGLALRPATDITPFVDILCEFDMILVMTVEPGFGGQSFIESMIPKIRRTREAIRTADLPVSIQVDGGVSRATIEMAAEAGADNFVAGSAVFKAEDAASEIDLLRSLAAAHCHAH, from the coding sequence ATGGAACCCACGATCTCCCCCTCGATCCTCAACTGCGACATCGGTGACCTGCGCGGGCAACTTGAGCTGATCCGCAGCGCGGACATCGCCCACGTCGACGTCATGGACAACCATTTCGTCCCCAACCTGTCGTGGGGTCTGCCCGTGGTCGAGTCAGTCGTCAACTCCGCCGTCCTGCCGGTGGACGCGCACCTGATGATCGAGGACCCGGACCGGTGGGCCCCCGGATACGCCGAGGTCGGCTGCCACTCTGTGACCTTCCACGTCGAAGCGGCCACCGCACCGGTGCGCCTGGCCCGCGAATTGCACCGATTGGGCTCCAAGGTGGGACTGGCCCTGCGCCCCGCCACCGACATCACGCCCTTCGTCGACATCCTCTGCGAATTCGACATGATCCTCGTGATGACGGTCGAACCCGGCTTCGGCGGACAGTCCTTCATCGAGTCGATGATTCCGAAGATCCGGCGCACCCGTGAGGCGATCCGCACAGCCGACCTGCCGGTGTCCATCCAGGTCGACGGCGGGGTTTCGCGGGCCACCATCGAGATGGCCGCCGAGGCCGGCGCCGACAACTTCGTCGCCGGGTCAGCCGTCTTCAAGGCCGAGGACGCCGCCTCGGAGATCGACCTGCTGCGCTCCCTGGCGGCCGCCCACTGCCACGCGCACTGA
- a CDS encoding transcription antitermination factor NusB, whose protein sequence is MATTGHSQGYRRIGQADHPRRLAHRVLTEVLREGAFANIALPRALRQARAEGLLDARDAAFVSELVYGTLRGLGRLDWTLARHVSRPLAELDPTVVDLLRMGAHQVLDMRVPDHAAVSATVDLARECVTDGPAKFVNAVLRSLTREDESTRVADMAAIEARFARLAVKHSHPQWMVEAFEEALRRHSGAADELEDLLAADNEAPLVTLVARPGLVDVADLADEAADLLGTRVAPGALSEYAVLMESGDPASLPSVRAGLAGAQDEGSQVAAMIAAGAPVEGQDRLWLDLCAGPGGKAALLAALAAPKGASLVANEVHPHRARLVERATRALDNVNVICADGRRLGGPGTAWPLGSFDRVVVDAPCSGMGSMRRRPESRWRRRPEDLDDLLALQADLLRRGLALTRPGGVLTYVTCSPHVAETLDQVAALLDEGGTQLLDTAAIARTVAVDEAPEIVGTEGPGGVGTTVQLWEHRHGSDLMFIACLRRR, encoded by the coding sequence ATGGCCACCACAGGCCACTCGCAGGGCTATCGACGCATCGGCCAGGCCGACCACCCCAGGCGCCTGGCCCACCGGGTGCTCACAGAGGTCCTCCGCGAAGGGGCGTTCGCGAACATCGCCCTTCCCCGCGCCCTGCGTCAGGCCCGCGCAGAGGGGCTTCTCGACGCCCGTGACGCCGCCTTCGTCTCCGAACTGGTCTACGGCACACTTCGCGGCCTCGGGCGGCTCGACTGGACTCTCGCACGCCACGTCTCACGTCCACTGGCCGAATTGGACCCCACGGTCGTGGACCTGCTGCGAATGGGGGCGCACCAAGTGCTCGACATGCGGGTGCCCGACCACGCGGCCGTCTCCGCCACCGTGGACCTTGCCCGTGAATGCGTCACCGACGGACCCGCCAAGTTCGTCAACGCCGTGCTGCGCTCCCTCACCCGCGAGGACGAGTCCACGCGGGTGGCCGACATGGCTGCCATCGAAGCGCGCTTTGCCCGCCTCGCCGTCAAGCACTCGCACCCGCAGTGGATGGTCGAGGCATTCGAGGAGGCCCTGCGCCGCCACAGCGGCGCAGCGGACGAACTCGAAGACCTTCTGGCCGCCGACAACGAGGCGCCGCTGGTCACGCTGGTCGCCCGCCCCGGCCTCGTCGACGTGGCGGACTTGGCAGACGAGGCCGCAGACCTCCTGGGCACCCGAGTGGCCCCCGGCGCGCTCAGCGAATACGCGGTCCTCATGGAGTCGGGCGACCCCGCCTCCCTGCCATCGGTGCGCGCAGGCCTGGCAGGAGCCCAGGACGAAGGCAGCCAAGTGGCGGCCATGATCGCTGCAGGCGCCCCCGTGGAGGGACAGGACCGCCTGTGGTTGGACCTGTGCGCCGGTCCCGGAGGCAAAGCGGCCCTGCTCGCCGCGCTGGCGGCCCCCAAGGGAGCAAGTCTGGTCGCCAACGAAGTGCACCCGCACCGCGCCCGACTGGTCGAGCGGGCCACCCGCGCCCTCGACAACGTCAACGTCATCTGCGCAGACGGCCGACGCCTGGGCGGGCCGGGAACCGCATGGCCCCTCGGCTCCTTCGACAGGGTCGTCGTCGACGCCCCCTGCTCGGGCATGGGCTCCATGCGGCGTCGGCCCGAGTCACGGTGGCGCAGACGCCCGGAGGACCTCGACGACCTGCTGGCCCTCCAGGCCGATCTGCTGCGCCGGGGACTTGCCCTGACCCGACCCGGCGGCGTCCTGACCTACGTCACGTGTTCGCCGCACGTGGCCGAGACCCTCGACCAGGTGGCGGCGCTCCTGGACGAGGGCGGCACGCAACTGCTCGACACGGCCGCCATCGCCCGAACCGTCGCCGTCGACGAGGCCCCCGAGATCGTGGGGACCGAAGGTCCCGGCGGGGTGGGAACCACCGTGCAACTGTGGGAACACAGGCACGGCAGCGACCTCATGTTCATCGCATGTCTGCGCAGACGGTGA
- a CDS encoding methionyl-tRNA formyltransferase, with the protein MRIVFAGTPEAAVPTLEALLSSRHTVSGVITRPPARAGRGRVLVPSPVAEVARAADVPLLEASHLRSPEAAEFVEGAGADLGVVVAYGGLVPTRILEAPRLGWINLHFSDLPRWRGAAPVQWAIREGDSATASCVFQLEEGLDTGPVFSRIRTPIGREDAGELLSRMSREGATQVLDVVEDLEQGTALAVAQDPFAEVTRARMLTHEDGFIDFTEDADHVDRVIRSVTPNPGAWTRLPDGRRMKLRAVTPLAQDTPGPGLLLVSKNDVLVGCAQGCVRLGEVAPAGKSWMGAAAWARGSRPGPEDRLGARTDEEGRI; encoded by the coding sequence GTGCGCATCGTCTTTGCTGGAACACCCGAGGCCGCTGTCCCCACCCTGGAGGCGCTGCTCTCCTCCCGACACACGGTTTCCGGGGTCATCACCCGCCCGCCGGCGCGAGCCGGTCGAGGACGTGTCCTCGTACCCTCACCCGTGGCCGAAGTGGCCCGTGCGGCCGACGTCCCGTTGTTGGAGGCCTCCCACCTTCGCAGCCCGGAAGCCGCCGAGTTCGTCGAGGGCGCCGGGGCTGACCTGGGGGTCGTCGTCGCCTACGGCGGGCTGGTTCCCACGCGGATCCTGGAGGCGCCGCGACTCGGATGGATCAACCTGCACTTCTCGGACCTCCCACGTTGGCGCGGCGCCGCCCCCGTCCAGTGGGCCATCCGGGAGGGGGACTCCGCCACCGCCTCCTGCGTCTTCCAACTGGAGGAGGGCCTGGACACCGGGCCGGTCTTCTCCCGGATCCGTACCCCGATCGGCCGCGAGGACGCCGGGGAATTGCTGTCACGCATGTCCAGGGAGGGAGCCACCCAGGTCCTCGACGTCGTCGAGGACCTGGAGCAGGGCACGGCCCTGGCCGTCGCCCAGGACCCCTTTGCCGAAGTGACCAGGGCACGCATGCTCACCCACGAGGACGGCTTCATCGACTTCACCGAGGACGCCGACCACGTGGACCGGGTCATCCGTTCCGTCACCCCCAATCCGGGGGCGTGGACGCGCCTTCCGGACGGGCGTCGCATGAAACTCCGGGCGGTCACCCCGCTGGCGCAGGACACCCCGGGACCGGGGCTCCTCCTCGTCTCCAAGAACGACGTGCTCGTCGGATGCGCCCAGGGGTGCGTGCGCCTGGGCGAAGTGGCCCCCGCAGGCAAGTCCTGGATGGGGGCGGCCGCATGGGCGCGCGGGTCGCGACCCGGCCCCGAGGACCGACTCGGAGCGCGCACGGACGAGGAAGGTCGTATCTGA